One genomic segment of Rhizorhabdus phycosphaerae includes these proteins:
- the pyrF gene encoding orotidine-5'-phosphate decarboxylase, which translates to MSRSPIYVAIDTPDIARAKDIAARVRNHVGGIKLGLEFFSAHGQAGVREMAALDLPIFLDLKLHDIPNTVAKAVQALNGLKPAILTVHAAGGLAMMEDAKAAAPVGTKVVAVTVLTSLDHDDLSAIGVEGDPHAQVERLTLLAKQAGLDGVVCSGNEVKAAKKLWPNGYFVVPGIRPADGKSHADQKRVMTPRQALDQGASILVIGRPITQAEDPDQAARAIEATL; encoded by the coding sequence ATGAGCCGCAGCCCGATCTACGTTGCCATCGACACGCCCGACATCGCCCGGGCCAAGGATATAGCGGCGCGCGTCCGCAACCATGTCGGCGGCATCAAGCTCGGCCTCGAATTCTTCAGCGCCCATGGCCAGGCCGGCGTCCGCGAAATGGCAGCGCTCGATCTTCCGATCTTCCTCGACCTGAAACTGCACGACATTCCCAACACCGTCGCCAAGGCGGTGCAGGCGCTCAACGGTCTGAAACCGGCGATCCTGACGGTCCATGCGGCCGGTGGGCTGGCAATGATGGAGGATGCGAAGGCCGCCGCTCCCGTCGGCACGAAGGTCGTCGCGGTCACCGTGCTGACCAGCCTCGATCATGACGACCTTTCCGCGATCGGCGTGGAAGGCGATCCCCATGCGCAGGTCGAGCGCCTGACGCTGCTGGCGAAGCAGGCCGGCCTCGACGGCGTGGTCTGTTCGGGCAATGAGGTGAAGGCCGCCAAGAAGCTTTGGCCGAACGGCTATTTCGTCGTGCCCGGCATTCGCCCGGCCGACGGCAAGAGCCACGCAGACCAGAAGCGCGTGATGACGCCGCGTCAGGCACTCGACCAGGGCGCGTCGATCCTCGTCATCGGCCGCCCGATCACCCAGGCCGAGGACCCGGACCAGGCCGCACGGGCGATCGAGGCCACGCTCTGA
- a CDS encoding DUF5818 domain-containing protein, which produces MLLREGGGFTLKSDSGPVYRLELSRTPVDLVEKRVRIAGLLIDEATLEAEGVQPG; this is translated from the coding sequence CTGCTCCTTCGCGAAGGCGGGGGATTCACCCTCAAAAGCGATAGCGGGCCGGTTTACCGGCTCGAACTTTCCCGCACACCGGTCGACCTGGTGGAGAAGCGCGTGCGGATAGCCGGCTTGCTCATCGATGAAGCTACACTTGAGGCCGAAGGCGTCCAGCCAGGCTGA
- a CDS encoding TonB-dependent receptor — MRNKLLAGAAVFAVLATPAYAQSTSAAPAAAEADGDASREDIVVTARRRQETAQEVPLAITVVSVNQIENTGNFSILRMQQIAPTLQVYSSNPRNTAVNIRGLGVPFGLTSDGFEQGVGIYVDDVYNARVAAAVFDFLDVKQVEVLRGPQGTLYGKNTTAGAINITTNQPTFDFQGRAEVTAGNLAFKQAKAALSGPLSEKIAARVAVATTSRRGTIYNVTSKQWINAQDNLGLRAQLLFQPNEDLSITLSGDYSKQDAECCGTVFVRVGTTQRALARQYEALAAAQNYRVVSRNPFDRLTDIDANLNAGNKIGGVSAKVKWDVGGGTLTSVTAWRFWDWKPENDRDFTGLPIVSRSQNPSQQDQYSQEFRYNYSGKKIDFVLGLFGFKQRIDTQGLEQQGAASSRWNLTGALANDPSVLNGLTARNTQWLKATSAALFGQLSWKVTDELTIQPGARVNYDKKSGFYRRVVTTGAGAILTCPQPAATNPVGAAQCGVFSPQTSAPSDSAWNFTYDFNVNYKLAPGILAYATYAKSFKTFGINQNGLPTDAAGNPLQSDIKPESVNSFEVGVKTQFWDRKATFNVAAFRTDIKNYQATVTNGQLGVLRGYLANAGKVRSQGIETDFSIRPSERFNAYVNGAYTDAKYVRFVDAPCPPELAGGTTVGAGQTPGAPGVPGSLSPANCNISGQRLPGVSKYSVSYGAEVNAPIELLDKEGQIYFGVDGQYRSNFQSNPSPSRYTLVNGYNITNFRAGFRTESFDVFGWVRNAFDTNYFELLQTAPSNTGLIAGQTGDPRTFGATIKASF, encoded by the coding sequence ATGCGCAACAAGCTCCTGGCGGGAGCGGCGGTCTTCGCCGTTCTCGCGACGCCGGCTTATGCCCAATCGACATCGGCTGCGCCGGCCGCCGCGGAAGCCGACGGTGACGCTTCGCGGGAGGACATCGTCGTCACCGCGCGTCGCCGCCAGGAGACCGCACAGGAGGTTCCTCTCGCCATCACGGTCGTGAGCGTGAACCAGATCGAGAACACCGGCAATTTCAGCATTCTCCGGATGCAGCAGATCGCGCCGACCCTGCAGGTCTACTCGTCCAATCCGCGCAACACGGCGGTAAACATCCGCGGCCTGGGCGTGCCATTCGGCCTGACCAGCGACGGCTTCGAGCAGGGCGTCGGCATCTATGTCGACGACGTCTACAATGCCCGCGTCGCGGCTGCGGTGTTCGACTTCCTCGACGTCAAGCAGGTCGAAGTGCTGCGCGGTCCCCAGGGGACGCTTTACGGCAAGAACACGACCGCCGGTGCGATCAACATCACCACCAACCAGCCGACCTTCGACTTCCAGGGCAGGGCCGAGGTGACCGCCGGCAATCTGGCCTTCAAGCAGGCGAAGGCTGCGCTGTCGGGTCCGCTGTCGGAGAAGATCGCTGCCCGCGTCGCCGTAGCGACCACGTCGCGCCGGGGCACGATCTACAATGTGACCTCTAAGCAGTGGATCAACGCGCAGGACAATCTCGGTCTGCGTGCCCAGCTTCTGTTCCAGCCGAACGAGGACCTCAGCATCACCCTGTCGGGCGACTATAGCAAGCAGGATGCGGAGTGCTGCGGCACCGTCTTCGTTCGCGTCGGCACCACGCAGCGTGCCCTGGCACGCCAATATGAAGCTCTGGCCGCTGCCCAGAATTACCGCGTCGTCAGCCGCAACCCCTTCGATCGCCTGACCGACATCGATGCCAATCTGAACGCCGGCAACAAGATCGGCGGCGTTTCGGCCAAGGTGAAGTGGGATGTGGGCGGCGGTACGCTGACCTCGGTCACCGCCTGGCGCTTCTGGGACTGGAAGCCCGAAAACGACCGCGACTTCACCGGTCTGCCGATCGTGTCCCGCTCGCAGAACCCGTCGCAGCAGGACCAGTATTCGCAGGAGTTCCGCTACAACTACAGCGGCAAGAAGATCGACTTCGTCCTGGGCCTGTTCGGCTTCAAGCAACGGATCGATACCCAGGGCCTCGAACAGCAGGGCGCGGCGTCGAGCCGGTGGAACCTGACCGGCGCGCTCGCCAATGATCCCAGCGTGCTGAACGGCCTGACCGCGCGAAACACCCAGTGGCTGAAGGCGACCAGCGCCGCGCTGTTCGGCCAACTGAGCTGGAAGGTCACCGACGAACTCACGATCCAGCCGGGCGCACGGGTCAATTACGACAAGAAGTCGGGCTTTTATCGGCGCGTCGTGACGACGGGCGCAGGCGCGATCCTGACCTGCCCACAGCCCGCCGCGACCAACCCGGTCGGGGCCGCCCAGTGTGGCGTCTTCTCGCCGCAGACCAGCGCGCCTTCGGACAGCGCCTGGAACTTCACCTATGATTTCAACGTCAACTACAAGCTGGCGCCCGGCATTCTCGCCTATGCGACCTATGCGAAGAGCTTCAAGACCTTTGGCATCAACCAGAACGGCCTGCCGACCGATGCCGCCGGCAACCCGCTGCAGTCCGACATCAAGCCGGAATCGGTCAACTCGTTCGAGGTCGGCGTGAAGACCCAGTTCTGGGACCGCAAGGCGACCTTCAACGTCGCGGCCTTCCGCACCGACATCAAGAACTACCAGGCGACCGTCACCAACGGCCAGCTCGGCGTGCTGCGCGGCTATCTGGCCAATGCCGGCAAGGTGCGTTCGCAGGGCATCGAAACCGACTTCTCGATCCGCCCGAGCGAGCGGTTCAACGCCTATGTCAACGGCGCCTACACCGACGCCAAATATGTGCGCTTCGTCGACGCCCCCTGCCCGCCCGAACTGGCGGGCGGCACGACCGTCGGCGCCGGCCAGACCCCGGGCGCCCCGGGGGTTCCCGGCTCGTTGAGCCCGGCGAACTGCAATATCTCGGGGCAGCGGCTGCCGGGCGTCTCGAAATATTCGGTGTCTTACGGCGCCGAGGTCAACGCGCCGATCGAACTGCTCGACAAGGAGGGGCAGATCTATTTCGGCGTCGACGGCCAGTACCGGTCGAACTTCCAGTCGAACCCGTCGCCGTCCAGGTACACCCTGGTCAACGGCTATAACATCACCAACTTCCGCGCTGGCTTCCGCACCGAAAGCTTCGACGTGTTCGGCTGGGTCCGCAACGCGTTCGACACCAACTATTTCGAACTGCTCCAGACCGCGCCGAGCAACACTGGCCTGATCGCCGGGCAGACCGGCGATCCGCGCACCTTTGGTGCGACGATCAAGGCAAGCTTCTGA
- the rarD gene encoding EamA family transporter RarD produces MNGKSEARLGVLMGIGAYTIWGLLPLFIRAMAPLFPTAILAQRVVWSLLIIVVLAFALRRWPAAFAALRQPHILLALVASTLLIAANWLLYIYAINSGHALQASLGYFINPLLNIVLGMIFFRERLGRMETAAVLLAAIGVLALAIYQGSIPYIPLGLAASFGLYGLVRKKIALGPVEGLLIETGLLAPFAAIWLLTMPQLEPGATPPAFWLLVLSGVATTLPLLLFAGAANRIRYSDLGLLQYIGPTLQMLIAIHIFGEPLLPIHLLSFGLIWAGLALYVAATVHRSRAAVTLPE; encoded by the coding sequence ATGAACGGGAAATCGGAAGCGCGCCTCGGCGTCCTGATGGGAATTGGCGCCTATACGATCTGGGGCCTGCTCCCCCTGTTCATTCGCGCGATGGCGCCGCTCTTCCCGACCGCGATCCTCGCCCAGCGCGTCGTCTGGTCGCTGCTGATCATCGTCGTCCTCGCCTTTGCGCTACGCCGCTGGCCGGCGGCTTTTGCCGCCCTGCGCCAGCCGCACATCCTCCTTGCCCTGGTCGCTTCGACCCTGCTGATCGCAGCCAACTGGTTGCTCTACATATATGCGATCAACAGCGGCCATGCGCTCCAGGCAAGCCTCGGCTATTTCATCAATCCCCTGCTCAACATCGTGCTCGGCATGATCTTCTTCCGCGAGCGGCTGGGGCGGATGGAAACAGCTGCAGTTCTCCTGGCTGCGATCGGCGTGCTTGCGCTCGCCATCTATCAGGGGAGCATCCCCTATATTCCGCTCGGCCTCGCGGCTAGCTTCGGCCTCTACGGCCTCGTCCGCAAGAAGATTGCGCTCGGGCCGGTCGAGGGACTGTTGATCGAAACCGGCCTGCTTGCGCCGTTCGCCGCGATCTGGCTGCTGACGATGCCGCAACTGGAGCCCGGCGCGACTCCCCCCGCCTTCTGGCTGTTGGTGCTGAGCGGCGTGGCGACGACCCTGCCTCTGCTGCTCTTCGCGGGCGCCGCGAACAGGATCCGCTATTCGGATCTCGGCCTACTCCAATATATCGGCCCGACGCTGCAGATGCTGATCGCGATTCATATCTTCGGCGAGCCACTGCTTCCGATCCATCTGCTGTCCTTCGGCCTGATCTGGGCGGGCCTGGCGCTCTACGTCGCTGCAACCGTCCACCGGAGCCGCGCTGCCGTCACCTTGCCGGAATGA
- a CDS encoding MarR family winged helix-turn-helix transcriptional regulator: MAGPNTPEGFRAASPLFLREPEIRRGVELLYFGYSHLLRGIDEGLAAQGLGRAHHRSLYFIARNPDITVSELLRLLGITKQSLGRVLNELHDRGLVETRPGREDRRQRLLRVTEAGSALEASLFEALRERLSVAYAQAGQNAVTGFWAVLEGLVPSEEKTRMPHVRKQG; this comes from the coding sequence ATGGCTGGCCCCAACACACCTGAAGGCTTCCGGGCCGCGTCACCGCTCTTCCTGCGCGAGCCGGAGATACGCCGAGGCGTCGAGCTTCTCTATTTCGGCTACAGCCATCTTCTGCGGGGAATCGACGAAGGGCTGGCGGCCCAGGGCCTCGGCCGCGCCCATCATCGCTCGCTCTATTTCATCGCCCGCAACCCCGACATCACCGTCAGCGAACTGCTGCGGCTGCTCGGTATAACCAAGCAGTCGTTGGGCCGGGTCCTCAACGAGCTCCACGATCGCGGGCTGGTCGAGACTCGTCCCGGCCGGGAGGATCGGCGGCAGAGGCTGTTGCGCGTGACCGAGGCGGGATCCGCGCTGGAAGCGTCGCTGTTCGAGGCGCTGCGCGAGCGGCTGTCCGTCGCCTATGCGCAGGCGGGACAAAATGCTGTAACGGGATTCTGGGCGGTGCTCGAGGGGCTCGTGCCGTCCGAGGAGAAGACGCGCATGCCGCACGTCCGCAAACAGGGGTAG
- a CDS encoding glutathione peroxidase, whose translation MSTVYDFSAKAIDGSEVSLDQYRDKVLLIVNTASKCGFTPQYDGLEKLHEELSDKGLVVLGFPCNQFGAQEPGDAEEIATFCRTSYDVKFPMFAKIDVNGPDAHPLYAWLKSKAKGVLGTEGIKWNFTKFLIDRNGQVVSRYAPITKPEAIKGDIEDLLDGASSGS comes from the coding sequence ATGAGCACGGTCTATGATTTTTCGGCGAAGGCGATCGACGGCAGCGAAGTCTCGCTCGACCAGTATCGCGACAAGGTCCTGCTGATCGTCAACACCGCGAGCAAGTGCGGCTTCACGCCGCAATATGACGGCCTGGAGAAACTGCACGAGGAGCTCTCGGACAAGGGGCTCGTCGTGCTCGGCTTCCCCTGCAACCAGTTCGGGGCGCAGGAGCCGGGCGATGCGGAGGAAATCGCGACCTTCTGCCGCACCAGCTATGACGTCAAATTCCCGATGTTCGCCAAGATCGACGTGAACGGCCCCGACGCCCATCCGCTCTATGCCTGGCTCAAGAGCAAGGCGAAGGGCGTCCTCGGCACCGAGGGGATCAAATGGAACTTCACCAAATTCCTGATCGACCGCAACGGCCAGGTCGTCAGCCGCTACGCTCCCATCACCAAGCCCGAGGCGATCAAGGGCGACATTGAGGACCTGCTCGACGGAGCGTCTTCCGGCAGCTAA
- the cobA gene encoding uroporphyrinogen-III C-methyltransferase — protein MASLLDPDARGRVILVGAGPGDPGLLTLRAVDALRSADVVVHDGLIDPRVLDYAPETAQRISVAKKRDRHTLPQDAINALIIAHVKAGSVVVRLKGGDPFVFGRGGEEVEAVRAAGLPVEVIPGVSSALGCAAEAMLPLTHRDWSSAVSFVAGTCKGLSEQDWSGLAGQGRTLVIYMGVTTASMIADKLMADGVAPDMPVAVLEKGTLEGSRAMRTLLADLGDMVEREGVESPAIIVVGEVVLLSDAQNRLAAFAARAERMKDEA, from the coding sequence ATGGCTTCCTTGCTCGATCCCGATGCGCGTGGGCGCGTCATTCTCGTCGGCGCGGGCCCGGGCGATCCCGGGCTGCTGACGCTCCGCGCGGTCGATGCGCTGCGGTCTGCCGACGTCGTCGTGCATGACGGACTGATCGATCCGCGCGTGCTCGATTATGCGCCTGAAACTGCACAGCGCATTTCGGTCGCCAAGAAGCGCGACCGGCACACCCTGCCCCAGGACGCGATCAACGCGCTGATCATCGCTCATGTGAAGGCGGGTTCTGTCGTCGTCCGCCTGAAAGGCGGCGATCCGTTCGTCTTCGGCCGCGGCGGCGAAGAGGTCGAGGCCGTCCGCGCGGCCGGCCTGCCGGTCGAAGTCATCCCCGGCGTCTCCTCGGCGCTGGGCTGCGCGGCGGAAGCCATGCTGCCGCTGACCCACCGTGACTGGTCGAGCGCAGTCAGCTTCGTCGCCGGCACCTGCAAGGGGCTGAGCGAGCAGGACTGGTCGGGTCTCGCAGGACAGGGCAGGACGCTCGTGATCTATATGGGTGTCACCACCGCCTCGATGATCGCCGACAAGCTGATGGCGGACGGCGTCGCCCCCGACATGCCCGTCGCGGTGCTCGAAAAGGGTACGCTGGAGGGATCGCGGGCGATGCGGACACTGCTCGCCGATCTGGGCGACATGGTCGAACGCGAGGGCGTCGAAAGCCCTGCGATCATCGTCGTCGGCGAAGTGGTCCTGCTCTCGGATGCCCAAAACCGCCTGGCCGCCTTTGCTGCCCGGGCCGAACGGATGAAAGACGAAGCGTGA
- a CDS encoding DUF2849 domain-containing protein — MKILTGNDLVTGDVIWWTGDGWSRHIEHAVDVDGQGEAIGAREEAARHVNGPYVIQAELTGEGPRPAHIKDRIRAIGPTVRPDLGLKPADPTIGDWVI, encoded by the coding sequence GTGAAGATTCTGACGGGCAACGATCTGGTCACGGGCGACGTGATCTGGTGGACCGGCGACGGCTGGTCGCGCCATATCGAACATGCGGTCGATGTCGACGGACAGGGAGAGGCCATTGGCGCGCGCGAGGAAGCCGCCCGGCACGTAAACGGCCCCTATGTGATCCAGGCCGAGCTCACCGGCGAAGGCCCCCGCCCCGCCCACATCAAGGACCGCATCCGCGCCATCGGCCCGACGGTGCGTCCCGACCTCGGCCTCAAGCCGGCCGACCCCACCATCGGCGACTGGGTGATCTGA
- a CDS encoding nitrite/sulfite reductase: MYQYDQYDQAIVDARVEEFRDQVRRRLSGEMTEDQFKPLRLMNGLYLQLHAYMLRVAIPYGTLSGKQMHMLAHIARKYDKDYGHFTTRQNLQYNWIKLADAPDILAELATVEMHAIQTSGNCIRNISSDQYAGAAADEIEDPRPWAELLRQWSTFHPEFSYLPRKFKIAVIGSEEDRAAVRLHDIGLQIHRNEAGETGFRVFVGGGMGRTPMIAPVIRDFLPKADFLSYMEACLRVYNRYGRRDNLYKARIKILVHEIGADEYRRQVEEEFLHTRTLGLDAPQAEFDRIAAHFAPPAFESGLSDEIDRSDPDFALWLDQQVVAHKAPGYAIVNISLKPTGGIPGDASSAQIDLMAELAETYSFDELRVTHAQNIVLPHVRKSDLYAIWQKLDAAGLATPNLDLVGDIIACPGLDYCSLANARSIPLAQKISERFGAIDRQRDLGELKLKISGCINACGHHHAGHIGILGVDRKGEENYQLSFGGSGAEDASLAKIIGPGFSEDGVVDAIEKAVNVYTTLRAEGERFIDTYRRVGEAPFKEAIYG, from the coding sequence ATGTATCAGTACGACCAATATGACCAGGCGATCGTCGACGCCCGCGTCGAAGAGTTTCGCGATCAGGTGCGCCGTCGCCTCAGCGGCGAGATGACCGAGGACCAGTTCAAGCCGCTGCGGCTGATGAACGGGCTCTATCTCCAGCTGCACGCCTATATGCTGCGCGTTGCCATCCCCTATGGCACGCTGTCGGGCAAGCAGATGCACATGCTGGCGCACATCGCCCGCAAATATGACAAGGACTACGGTCACTTCACGACCCGGCAGAACCTCCAGTATAACTGGATCAAGCTGGCGGACGCACCGGATATCCTCGCCGAGCTGGCGACGGTCGAGATGCATGCCATCCAGACCAGCGGGAACTGCATCCGCAACATCTCGTCCGATCAATATGCAGGCGCCGCCGCGGACGAGATCGAGGATCCGCGCCCCTGGGCGGAGCTGCTGCGCCAGTGGAGCACCTTCCACCCCGAGTTCAGCTATCTGCCGCGCAAGTTCAAGATCGCCGTGATCGGATCCGAAGAGGATCGCGCGGCGGTGCGCCTGCACGACATTGGCCTGCAGATCCATCGCAACGAAGCAGGGGAAACCGGCTTCCGCGTGTTCGTCGGCGGCGGCATGGGCCGCACCCCGATGATCGCTCCGGTGATCCGCGACTTCCTGCCCAAGGCCGATTTCCTGAGCTACATGGAAGCCTGCCTGCGCGTGTACAATCGCTATGGCCGCCGCGACAATCTCTACAAGGCGCGGATCAAGATCCTCGTCCATGAGATCGGCGCCGACGAATATCGTCGTCAGGTCGAAGAGGAGTTCCTCCACACCCGCACCCTCGGCCTCGATGCACCCCAGGCCGAGTTCGATCGCATCGCCGCCCATTTCGCGCCGCCCGCCTTCGAGAGCGGCTTGAGCGACGAGATCGATCGCAGCGACCCGGATTTCGCGCTGTGGCTCGACCAGCAGGTCGTGGCGCACAAGGCGCCGGGCTATGCGATCGTCAACATCAGCTTGAAGCCGACCGGCGGCATTCCGGGCGATGCCAGCTCGGCGCAGATCGACCTGATGGCCGAGCTTGCGGAGACCTACAGCTTCGACGAGCTGCGCGTGACCCATGCGCAGAACATCGTCCTGCCGCATGTTCGCAAGAGCGACCTCTACGCCATCTGGCAGAAGCTCGACGCCGCCGGCCTCGCGACGCCCAACCTCGACCTGGTCGGGGACATCATCGCCTGCCCCGGACTCGACTATTGCAGCCTGGCCAATGCGCGTTCGATCCCGCTCGCGCAGAAGATCTCGGAGCGTTTCGGCGCGATCGATCGCCAGCGGGATCTGGGCGAGCTCAAGCTGAAAATCTCTGGCTGCATCAACGCCTGTGGCCACCACCATGCCGGCCACATCGGCATCCTCGGCGTCGATCGGAAGGGCGAAGAGAATTATCAGCTCTCCTTTGGCGGCTCGGGTGCGGAAGATGCCAGCCTCGCCAAGATCATCGGTCCCGGCTTCTCCGAGGATGGCGTCGTCGACGCGATCGAGAAGGCGGTGAACGTCTACACGACGCTCCGCGCCGAGGGCGAGCGTTTCATCGACACCTATCGCCGGGTCGGCGAAGCGCCGTTCAAGGAGGCGATCTATGGGTGA
- a CDS encoding DUF934 domain-containing protein has translation MGDLIRFRDDETHEEPAVTLDAFLGQSNATAVRLEPTDDPRALIPHLSRLSLIEVSFPKFRDGRGYSIGSILREAGYTGELRAAGDVLVDQIGPMRRCGFDAFLSDAEIDRDVLDKLLSLQAHVYQKTVDGRAPIWARRHG, from the coding sequence ATGGGTGACCTCATCCGGTTTCGCGACGACGAGACACATGAAGAGCCTGCCGTCACGCTGGACGCCTTTCTGGGCCAGTCGAACGCAACTGCCGTACGGCTCGAGCCGACCGACGATCCGCGTGCCCTGATTCCGCATCTGTCGCGGCTGTCGCTGATCGAGGTGTCCTTTCCCAAATTCCGCGACGGCCGGGGTTATTCGATCGGCAGCATCCTGCGCGAGGCCGGCTATACGGGCGAACTGCGCGCGGCGGGCGACGTCCTGGTCGACCAGATCGGGCCGATGCGCCGCTGCGGCTTCGACGCCTTTCTTAGCGACGCGGAGATCGACCGGGACGTGCTCGACAAGCTCCTCTCGCTCCAGGCTCACGTCTATCAAAAGACGGTGGACGGACGCGCGCCCATATGGGCCCGGCGGCATGGCTGA
- a CDS encoding phosphoadenylyl-sulfate reductase: MAEPARRIDRIDTAPRFTAADVAALNARFEGVATADMIKTVLEEKLLSRVAVVSSFGTESAVLLDLVAQADPATPVIFLDTGKMFDETLAYRDLLVERLGLRDVRNITPEAATIEAKDATGLRWSYDPDGCCEIRKVLPLAAAMRGFDASISGRKGFQASTRSGIARFELDGDRIKFNPLADWGKPDLDAWFESRDLPRHPLEAKGYLSIGCAPCTSVVKPGEDPRAGRWRGWDKVECGIHGEPLTNPGDEPVF, translated from the coding sequence ATGGCTGAGCCGGCGCGCAGGATCGACCGCATCGACACCGCACCGCGCTTTACGGCGGCGGACGTCGCTGCGCTCAACGCGCGCTTCGAGGGAGTCGCAACGGCCGACATGATCAAGACCGTGCTCGAGGAAAAGCTCCTCAGTCGCGTCGCCGTCGTGTCGTCTTTCGGTACCGAGTCCGCTGTTCTGCTGGACCTCGTAGCCCAGGCCGATCCGGCCACGCCTGTGATCTTTCTCGACACGGGCAAGATGTTCGACGAGACGCTCGCCTATCGAGACCTGCTGGTCGAGCGCCTCGGCCTCCGGGACGTCCGCAACATCACTCCGGAGGCCGCGACGATCGAGGCCAAGGACGCGACCGGCCTGCGCTGGTCCTACGATCCGGATGGGTGCTGCGAAATCCGCAAGGTACTGCCCCTCGCCGCCGCCATGCGCGGGTTCGACGCGTCGATTTCGGGCCGCAAGGGCTTCCAGGCATCGACCCGATCGGGCATCGCCCGATTCGAGCTGGACGGCGACCGCATCAAGTTCAATCCGCTGGCCGACTGGGGCAAGCCCGATCTCGACGCATGGTTCGAGAGCCGCGATCTGCCGCGCCACCCGCTTGAGGCCAAAGGCTATCTGTCGATCGGCTGCGCCCCCTGCACCAGCGTGGTCAAGCCGGGAGAAGACCCCCGCGCCGGGCGCTGGCGTGGCTGGGACAAGGTCGAGTGCGGCATTCATGGCGAGCCGCTGACGAACCCTGGAGACGAGCCCGTCTTCTGA
- a CDS encoding replicative DNA helicase, producing the protein MAEPIRIPTPAPADAPSMPQNIEAEAALLGAMMLDNRIVEDVQVRLRPEHFFEPLHGRIYEAILRLVDRNMLATPVTLRPLFEGDVGMRELGGPSYLAQLTGSGAAIIGARDFAQQIYDLALLRALIGVGRNMVEGALDTSEEVDPKSQIEQAEISLYKVAEQGGEEGSVKSFAQATKTVIETASAALNSGGHVAGLTTGLERLNAKIGGLHPSDLIILAGRPGMGKTSLATNIAFNVAARYMRDQQDGISPSVGAPCAFFSLEMSADQLAGRVLSEQAEISSEQIRMGKLTHNEFTAFARAAQELETLPLYIDDTPGLTIAALRTRARRLKRQKGIGVIVVDYLQLLQGSGKSSDGNRVQEISEISRGLKTLAKELSVPVIALSQLSRAVEQRENKKPVLSDLRESGSIEQDADMVWFVYREEYYLNLIRPKEASAAAGDSAVDVTAFEDWQLKMARAHNRAELVIAKQRHGSTGTIPMKFESKFTKFSDLADDYYNPNDYE; encoded by the coding sequence ATGGCTGAACCTATACGTATTCCCACGCCGGCTCCGGCCGACGCGCCCTCCATGCCGCAGAACATCGAAGCGGAGGCGGCGCTGCTCGGCGCGATGATGCTGGACAACAGGATCGTCGAGGATGTCCAGGTGCGCCTGCGGCCCGAACATTTCTTCGAACCGCTGCACGGCCGGATCTACGAGGCGATTCTGCGCCTTGTCGACCGCAACATGCTGGCCACGCCAGTGACGCTGAGGCCCTTGTTCGAGGGCGACGTCGGCATGCGCGAGCTGGGCGGCCCCTCCTATCTGGCGCAGCTGACCGGTAGCGGTGCCGCGATCATCGGCGCGCGCGACTTCGCGCAGCAGATCTATGATCTGGCGCTGCTTCGTGCACTGATCGGCGTGGGCCGCAACATGGTCGAAGGCGCGCTCGACACGTCGGAAGAGGTCGACCCGAAGTCGCAGATCGAGCAGGCGGAAATCTCGCTCTACAAGGTCGCCGAACAGGGCGGCGAGGAAGGCAGCGTCAAGAGCTTCGCCCAGGCGACCAAGACGGTCATCGAGACGGCGAGCGCCGCGCTCAATTCGGGTGGCCATGTCGCCGGCCTGACGACGGGGCTCGAGCGGCTGAACGCCAAGATCGGCGGCCTGCATCCGTCCGACCTCATCATCCTCGCGGGCCGTCCGGGCATGGGAAAGACGTCGCTCGCGACGAACATCGCCTTCAACGTGGCGGCCCGCTACATGCGCGACCAGCAGGATGGGATCAGCCCCTCGGTCGGTGCGCCCTGTGCCTTCTTCAGTCTGGAAATGTCGGCCGACCAGCTGGCGGGCCGCGTGCTCTCGGAACAGGCCGAGATCAGCTCCGAACAGATTCGCATGGGCAAGCTCACTCATAATGAGTTCACGGCCTTCGCCCGGGCGGCGCAGGAGCTTGAGACTTTGCCGCTCTACATCGACGACACGCCGGGCCTGACGATCGCGGCGCTCCGGACGCGCGCCCGCCGCCTGAAGCGCCAGAAGGGCATCGGCGTCATCGTCGTCGACTATCTCCAGCTGCTGCAGGGCTCGGGCAAGAGCTCCGACGGCAACCGCGTGCAGGAGATTTCGGAAATCAGCCGTGGCCTCAAGACGCTGGCGAAGGAGCTGAGCGTCCCGGTGATCGCGCTGTCCCAGCTCAGCCGTGCCGTCGAGCAGCGCGAGAACAAGAAGCCGGTCCTCTCGGATCTGCGTGAGTCGGGTTCGATCGAGCAGGACGCCGACATGGTCTGGTTCGTCTATCGTGAGGAATATTATCTCAACCTGATTCGCCCTAAAGAGGCTTCAGCCGCAGCCGGCGATAGCGCCGTGGACGTGACTGCTTTCGAGGATTGGCAGCTGAAGATGGCGCGCGCGCACAATCGCGCCGAACTGGTGATCGCCAAGCAGCGTCATGGCTCGACGGGCACGATCCCCATGAAATTCGAGAGCAAGTTCACCAAATTCTCCGATCTGGCGGACGATTATTACAATCCGAACGATTATGAGTGA